One segment of Niabella beijingensis DNA contains the following:
- a CDS encoding protease inhibitor I42 family protein — protein sequence MEKKIRLQAGETFLLQLDSLGGAGYTWIVEQNDERTTRVELSGAGQAPRKKDPIGGSSITTVTITAVSKGTSSIKLVQKRPWEADQPPLKTVRIGVTVA from the coding sequence ATGGAGAAGAAAATCCGATTACAGGCAGGGGAAACCTTCCTGCTGCAACTGGACAGTCTGGGCGGGGCGGGTTACACCTGGATCGTGGAGCAGAACGACGAAAGAACGACCCGGGTTGAGCTATCCGGTGCCGGGCAGGCTCCCCGTAAAAAAGACCCCATTGGGGGAAGTTCAATTACAACAGTCACGATTACAGCGGTGTCGAAAGGAACCTCCTCCATAAAACTTGTTCAAAAACGACCCTGGGAAGCGGATCAACCGCCTCTAAAAACCGTCCGTATCGGGGTAACGGTGGCCTGA
- the rplM gene encoding 50S ribosomal protein L13, with the protein MSKQHFTTKHANEATVQRNWYVVDGTNQTVGRMCSRIAAILRGKNKAIYTPHVDTGDYIIVINCEKVKLSGNKMDQKVYDTYSGYPGGRKEEAASDLQKRRPEVIIERAVKGMLPKNRLGRKMFKKLFVYAGDTHPHVAQQPKELKF; encoded by the coding sequence ATGAGTAAACAACATTTCACCACGAAACATGCGAACGAGGCTACCGTGCAGCGTAACTGGTACGTTGTAGATGGTACTAATCAAACTGTAGGACGTATGTGTTCCCGTATCGCCGCTATTTTACGCGGTAAAAACAAAGCTATTTATACGCCACATGTGGATACCGGCGACTACATCATCGTGATCAACTGTGAGAAAGTGAAACTTTCCGGTAACAAGATGGATCAGAAAGTATATGACACCTACAGTGGTTATCCCGGTGGACGTAAAGAAGAAGCCGCATCAGATCTGCAAAAACGCCGTCCGGAAGTAATTATTGAAAGAGCTGTAAAAGGAATGCTTCCCAAAAACCGTCTGGGTCGCAAAATGTTCAAGAAATTGTTTGTATATGCCGGAGATACACATCCGCATGTGGCACAACAACCCAAAGAACTTAAATTCTAA
- the rpsI gene encoding 30S ribosomal protein S9, whose product MEKQKNAVGRRKEAITRVFLSKGTGAITVNNKDYKNYFALVYLQNQVERPLKTVEAADKFDVKITATGGGVKGQAEAAMLGIARALVETNAEFRPALKAAGLLRRDPRSVERKKFGHKKARKSYQFSKR is encoded by the coding sequence ATGGAAAAGCAAAAAAATGCTGTAGGACGCCGTAAAGAAGCCATTACCCGTGTTTTCTTATCCAAGGGTACTGGTGCCATTACCGTTAACAATAAAGATTACAAAAACTATTTTGCGCTGGTTTACCTGCAAAACCAGGTGGAGCGCCCGCTGAAAACAGTGGAAGCTGCTGATAAATTTGATGTAAAGATCACAGCAACCGGTGGCGGTGTAAAAGGCCAGGCGGAAGCTGCGATGCTGGGCATTGCCCGTGCGCTGGTAGAAACGAACGCAGAATTCCGCCCTGCTTTAAAAGCGGCAGGCCTGTTAAGACGGGATCCCCGTTCTGTTGAACGTAAGAAATTCGGTCACAAAAAAGCAAGAAAGAGCTACCAGTTCTCTAAAAGATAA
- the rpsB gene encoding 30S ribosomal protein S2 — MENNNTSLQQQLLEAGVHFGHLKKKWNPKMLPYIFAEKKGIHIIDLNKTVECLQEAAAAMKQIARSGKKILFVGTKKQAKDIVTECAQRVGMPYVTERWLGGMLTNFNTVRKSVKKMQSIEKMLGDGSFDSITKKERLTLTRDKEKMEKVLGGIAQLGRVPAALFIVDIGHEHIALAEAKRLGVGTFGVVDTNGDPNKVDFAIPANDDATKSIAIVVNYITAAIAEGLSERQAAKDEEVEDNFADEKEKQAAKIQAEAEAEAGRGGNRGRGTGTGTGAGAGQRRRTTTGGGGARSGGPRR, encoded by the coding sequence ATGGAAAATAACAATACATCATTACAACAACAGCTTCTGGAAGCGGGTGTGCATTTCGGTCACTTAAAGAAGAAATGGAACCCTAAAATGTTGCCTTACATCTTTGCTGAGAAAAAAGGCATTCATATCATCGACCTGAATAAAACAGTCGAATGCTTACAGGAAGCAGCTGCTGCTATGAAGCAAATAGCGCGCAGCGGTAAAAAAATACTTTTTGTTGGTACAAAGAAACAGGCAAAAGATATTGTTACAGAATGTGCACAGAGAGTGGGGATGCCTTATGTAACCGAGCGTTGGCTGGGTGGTATGCTTACCAACTTCAACACGGTGCGTAAATCTGTAAAGAAAATGCAGAGCATTGAAAAAATGCTGGGTGATGGTTCTTTTGACAGCATTACAAAGAAAGAGCGCCTTACTTTAACACGTGATAAAGAAAAAATGGAAAAAGTGCTGGGTGGTATCGCTCAGCTGGGTCGTGTTCCTGCTGCTTTATTTATTGTAGATATCGGTCATGAGCACATCGCTCTGGCAGAAGCAAAACGTCTGGGTGTTGGCACTTTTGGTGTGGTGGATACGAATGGTGATCCCAATAAAGTGGATTTTGCAATCCCTGCAAATGATGATGCTACCAAATCCATTGCCATTGTTGTAAACTACATCACTGCCGCTATTGCTGAAGGCTTGAGCGAAAGACAGGCCGCAAAAGATGAAGAAGTAGAAGACAACTTTGCTGATGAAAAAGAAAAACAGGCAGCAAAAATACAGGCAGAAGCAGAAGCTGAAGCAGGCCGTGGTGGTAACCGTGGCCGTGGTACAGGTACCGGAACCGGTGCAGGTGCCGGTCAGCGCCGCAGAACCACAACCGGTGGTGGCGGAGCAAGAAGCGGAGGCCCGAGAAGATAA
- the tsf gene encoding translation elongation factor Ts, translated as MSTVTITAQDINKLRQATGAGMMDCRKALTETNGDFEAAIDWLRKQGQKVAAKRSDREAKEGVVIAQTNADNKSGIVVCVSCETDFVSKNEDFVAFVKSIADAAISNDIKTIDELNAATIDGAKIADLVNDKLASIGEKIGITKFERVDAPYVASYIHGAYRIGVLVGLDKDAPEVGKDIAMQVAALSPVAVDASSVPADVVAREKAVIMDIMKEDPKMAGKPEEMLAKIAEGKLGAFFKEQTLTAQAFVKDAGKSVGDYLKENGDVKVTEFKRVALG; from the coding sequence ATGAGTACAGTTACAATAACCGCACAGGATATAAATAAGTTACGCCAGGCAACAGGTGCTGGTATGATGGATTGCCGCAAGGCTTTGACAGAAACCAACGGTGATTTTGAAGCAGCTATTGACTGGTTGCGCAAGCAGGGTCAGAAAGTTGCTGCCAAAAGAAGCGACCGTGAGGCCAAAGAAGGTGTAGTGATTGCACAAACCAATGCCGATAATAAATCAGGTATTGTGGTATGTGTAAGCTGCGAAACAGACTTTGTTTCTAAAAACGAGGACTTTGTTGCTTTTGTAAAAAGCATTGCAGATGCCGCAATCAGCAATGATATCAAAACCATTGATGAACTGAATGCAGCAACGATCGATGGCGCTAAAATCGCCGACCTGGTAAACGATAAACTGGCGTCTATCGGCGAAAAAATCGGTATCACCAAGTTTGAAAGAGTAGATGCACCTTATGTGGCTTCTTACATTCATGGTGCTTATCGCATTGGTGTACTTGTAGGTCTGGATAAGGACGCTCCTGAAGTTGGAAAGGATATAGCCATGCAGGTAGCCGCGCTGAGCCCTGTAGCGGTGGATGCATCAAGCGTTCCTGCTGATGTGGTTGCCCGCGAAAAAGCGGTGATCATGGATATCATGAAAGAAGATCCGAAAATGGCTGGTAAGCCGGAAGAAATGCTGGCCAAGATCGCTGAAGGCAAACTGGGTGCGTTCTTTAAAGAGCAGACCCTTACCGCACAGGCTTTTGTAAAAGATGCCGGAAAATCTGTTGGCGACTACCTGAAAGAGAACGGTGACGTAAAAGTTACTGAGTTTAAAAGGGTGGCTTTAGGATAA
- a CDS encoding RNA polymerase sigma factor — MNYTTDQDALVERCRKGDKQAFYEVYHRYAKLMLNSSMRILNNPADAADMVQESFAIAFDRLETFTYKSSFKGWLIRIVINKSLELLRKRKKMQWVDVDLTDIEQEVEAGSPHDEYMFTNEQVKTAIDRLPENYRIIFNLYAVDNVSQDEIAKMLNISYSNVRTIYHRAKNKIKECLQNEYR; from the coding sequence TTGAATTATACTACTGACCAGGACGCATTGGTGGAACGTTGCCGTAAGGGGGATAAACAAGCCTTTTATGAGGTGTATCACCGTTATGCAAAACTAATGCTGAACAGCAGCATGCGGATACTCAATAACCCGGCAGATGCGGCGGATATGGTGCAGGAATCTTTTGCGATTGCGTTTGACAGGCTGGAGACCTTTACGTATAAAAGCTCCTTTAAAGGCTGGTTAATACGCATAGTTATCAATAAATCACTTGAGTTGCTGCGTAAAAGAAAAAAAATGCAATGGGTGGATGTTGATCTGACCGATATAGAGCAGGAGGTGGAAGCAGGGAGCCCACATGACGAATATATGTTTACCAATGAACAGGTAAAGACGGCTATTGACCGGTTACCAGAAAATTACCGGATTATTTTCAACTTATATGCAGTCGACAATGTTTCCCAGGACGAAATTGCCAAAATGCTTAATATCAGTTATAGTAATGTGCGCACGATTTATCACCGGGCGAAAAACAAAATAAAGGAGTGCTTACAAAATGAATACAGATAA
- a CDS encoding outer membrane beta-barrel family protein yields MNKGWGCMLAMLLWGISGVIAQNISGAIKNERGSGLRDVTVTLLKEKDSSAVKYAITDTSGHFLFEKTVPGHYIIRASHTNYGTQFSGPVLVQNETVTIPSILLYKAAKELQAVRVSNTKPLLERKVDRLVFNIENSIAARGSSLEEALRITPLLQVREGGVSMIGKGGLRVMINDRMIYLSGADLMHYLRSLRSDDVAQIEIITSPPAKYSAAGNSGLINIILKKNPLLGWSGSIGATYSQGIRAGFSDNFILNYRSARISSSLKLRQNTRRGIIDETADQVGTIFQILNNFPRATSASGVGANLTLDYKLNNKNNIGFIYDVNKSSYKIDQRGSTTYQTNHITDSVLFTPSYTRQPAATHTLNVYHDFKIDTLGKLLNTSFSFFSNEPESRRSFTTTSSQSSTIDQVMNNSDTRYNVWALQSDVTLPYKWAKLETGAKYTYFDNIAANDYLNLTRAGYILDTAKSDRYQYEEQNIAAYISAEKNFSKQWSAKAGLRYEYTVVDGFSPTTKSGNSYMYGRLFPTAYVTYKLNNVNTFSLNYSKRINRPSLGQINPRKLYTNPYSYYMGNPLLQPSYSHNIELSYLYKSMLSLTVFGQRTLNGAGSIVKVNGSSVIITSANYLTQNNFGAYASFNCKIFKWWENNSSVSYSGSSSQSSLLDIVVKNGSALNYGTNNTFVITKWLRYFLSASYTPGNTRGNVYTYSQYYVNSGFRASFVDNKLLIGLSFLDGSQNRYRLYYKDFTQYTNTDYHYRTFSLNVSYLFGKSKVKENGKRVDFRETQRAN; encoded by the coding sequence ATGAACAAAGGCTGGGGCTGTATGCTGGCGATGCTGTTGTGGGGCATTTCAGGGGTGATTGCCCAGAATATTTCAGGTGCTATAAAAAATGAACGGGGCAGCGGATTAAGGGATGTAACGGTAACCTTGTTGAAAGAAAAGGATTCATCCGCTGTTAAATATGCGATAACGGACACCTCCGGTCATTTTCTATTTGAAAAAACAGTGCCCGGACATTATATCATCCGGGCAAGCCACACTAATTACGGAACGCAGTTCTCAGGACCGGTTTTGGTTCAAAATGAAACCGTAACAATTCCTTCGATTTTGTTGTATAAAGCGGCAAAAGAACTTCAGGCTGTTAGGGTGAGCAACACAAAACCATTGCTGGAACGGAAAGTCGACCGGCTGGTGTTTAATATAGAAAATTCCATTGCCGCCAGGGGCAGCTCATTGGAAGAGGCGCTGCGGATCACGCCCCTGCTGCAGGTACGGGAAGGTGGTGTTTCTATGATTGGAAAGGGCGGGCTGCGGGTGATGATCAACGACCGGATGATTTATTTAAGTGGCGCCGACCTGATGCATTATTTAAGAAGCCTGCGTTCCGATGACGTGGCCCAAATAGAAATTATAACATCACCTCCTGCTAAATATTCCGCTGCCGGAAATAGCGGCTTAATTAATATTATACTAAAAAAGAATCCTTTACTGGGCTGGAGTGGTTCTATTGGCGCTACTTATTCCCAGGGGATACGCGCGGGGTTTAGTGATAATTTTATATTGAACTACCGGTCGGCACGCATCAGCAGTTCGCTTAAGCTCCGGCAGAATACCCGGCGGGGTATCATCGATGAAACCGCAGACCAGGTAGGAACCATCTTTCAGATACTCAATAATTTCCCCCGGGCCACATCCGCATCAGGTGTGGGAGCCAACCTGACCCTGGATTATAAGTTGAACAATAAAAACAATATTGGATTTATTTATGATGTCAATAAGTCGAGTTATAAAATTGATCAGCGGGGCAGCACCACCTATCAAACCAATCATATCACCGATTCAGTGTTATTTACACCATCCTATACACGGCAACCGGCAGCAACGCACACCTTGAACGTGTATCATGATTTTAAGATTGATACCCTGGGTAAACTGTTAAATACGAGCTTCAGCTTTTTTTCAAATGAACCGGAAAGCAGGCGGTCCTTTACCACAACATCCAGTCAATCATCAACGATTGATCAGGTAATGAACAATAGTGATACACGGTATAACGTTTGGGCACTGCAGTCGGATGTAACATTGCCGTATAAATGGGCCAAACTGGAAACGGGGGCTAAGTATACCTATTTTGATAACATCGCAGCAAATGACTATTTAAATCTTACCAGAGCCGGTTATATTTTGGATACGGCAAAAAGCGACCGTTATCAGTATGAGGAGCAAAACATCGCGGCATACATCAGTGCCGAAAAAAACTTCAGTAAGCAATGGTCTGCAAAGGCAGGCTTAAGATATGAATATACCGTTGTTGATGGATTTTCACCTACAACCAAAAGCGGCAACAGCTATATGTACGGCAGGCTGTTTCCTACGGCCTATGTTACCTATAAATTAAATAATGTAAACACATTTTCACTGAATTATTCCAAACGGATCAATCGCCCCTCCTTGGGACAGATCAACCCGCGTAAACTCTATACAAATCCGTATAGCTACTACATGGGAAATCCCCTGCTGCAGCCTTCCTACAGTCATAATATAGAATTATCATACCTGTACAAAAGTATGTTGTCGCTTACCGTATTCGGGCAGCGCACATTGAACGGGGCCGGCAGCATTGTAAAAGTAAACGGTAGTTCGGTCATCATTACGTCTGCAAATTATCTGACACAAAACAATTTCGGGGCTTATGCCTCCTTCAATTGCAAAATTTTTAAATGGTGGGAAAACAACAGCTCGGTTTCTTACAGCGGCTCCAGCTCGCAATCATCCCTGCTGGATATCGTAGTAAAGAATGGATCTGCACTCAATTACGGAACGAATAATACGTTCGTTATAACGAAGTGGTTGCGTTATTTTTTAAGCGCCTCTTACACGCCTGGCAATACAAGAGGCAATGTATATACGTATAGCCAGTATTATGTCAATTCCGGCTTCAGAGCATCGTTTGTGGATAATAAGTTGCTGATTGGCCTTTCGTTCCTCGATGGATCCCAAAACCGATACCGGCTTTACTACAAGGATTTTACCCAATACACCAATACCGATTACCACTACCGTACTTTCAGTCTGAATGTCTCTTACCTGTTTGGAAAATCAAAAGTAAAAGAGAATGGAAAGCGGGTCGACTTCAGAGAAACGCAGCGGGCTAATTAA
- a CDS encoding ABC transporter permease/M1 family aminopeptidase: MFRQLLQFEWRFISQRLSFYLLLLFFILLGFITGTVARFPFPNTFRNGTYVLNYVVGIMSLLCIFTTTILAAQTLFREKDSRFDAILYATPIRKAPYVWSRFSSIFLVSAACYLLLIAGMVAGHLVPGAYPGETDAIHLLRYLHPFFILLLPNILFCTAVAVSIGLFTRSRMLVYVSGVLIYFLYWGVSFYANSPIIANSTPVPATAMHIAALTDPFGIAAFLEQTRYWSPLQRNTQLLQLSGSLLINRLLYMTVSGLLLFFAYKRFALQPQLSGGIKKQRRSPAAPEHSYRPITTRTGTWRFDLQCLRSLVSIEWSNILKSIPIWLLLAGWAGFMSIETFSNINGNSRLPEHLATTAILTEGILSGLPLMALMVLVFYGNEVFWRSRQTRFNALESTTAVHPAVMLFSKWVALAPVVVVLLLAGIGTGLIIQVIKHNASVDWALYASLFYLIGLPLFLNAGLIICIQALTKNKYTGIVLAGSLMLLTHTSIGTMIGLRHPLLRFANSFQGAYSEMNGFDSGLSAFHYNMLYWSSVTLLLFLITIAFTLRSAGASRRSLVWWSASGVLFFTALYTGSTLFINTSSPSRNALTDWQASYEKKYAFIADRPQPVITAVSSCIDLYPEALGYKVRGHYRMVNQTALPIDTLYIYGDKEMSWSRLQTGNGKLITSDSTYGYYIFKLARPLMPNDSITFLFCFEYRGSPFKKAAGFNTIVRNGSFIRISRYFPVPGYNSSNEIEEKQERKKYGLDTAGRLPVLSSPRKTDAGFVHFETVVSVGNNQTAISIGELQRQWKTGDRSYYHYKTPSPVPFRFAVASARYAVKKQRQGSTSIEVYYDPQHHRNIDHLMQTARRSIAYCESSFGPYPFPTARFIEISALTKGFAGTAYPGSLFINEAFGYSNIVDKDPARDILHEMVSHETAHAWWGNSGIAPDEREGSSLMTETLAMYTELMCYKKAYGPAVLADRVAVHKDLYLSSRNQADEPPLFRLNPAQPYLSYDKGMVVMYQLYLLLGETRINQALKSFYRKHAWPQQVPVSTDLLEALYTVAGPSDTAKLNEWFRQVVTYDLVLEKATAQQPAGHIYTLQLGAVTRKFLEDGKGNAQTVPFDDPVDVLIYLAGGHTEKRMLYPSRNRIDTTLPFTKKPTRVVLDPDLKFLNRSDASKEKTIP; encoded by the coding sequence ATGTTCCGGCAATTATTACAATTCGAATGGCGGTTCATCAGCCAAAGGCTGTCATTTTACCTCCTGCTGCTGTTCTTTATATTGCTGGGATTTATTACCGGCACCGTGGCCCGCTTTCCTTTTCCCAACACTTTCAGGAACGGCACTTATGTATTGAACTATGTTGTTGGGATCATGTCCCTGTTATGCATCTTCACTACCACGATACTGGCCGCACAAACCCTGTTCCGCGAAAAGGACAGCCGCTTTGATGCCATTCTTTATGCCACACCCATCCGCAAAGCCCCCTATGTATGGAGCAGATTCAGCAGTATTTTTCTTGTAAGCGCGGCCTGTTATCTGCTGTTAATCGCAGGTATGGTGGCCGGTCACCTGGTACCCGGAGCGTATCCCGGTGAAACCGATGCCATTCATCTCCTCCGGTACCTTCATCCCTTTTTCATCCTGCTGCTTCCCAATATCCTTTTTTGTACCGCGGTTGCTGTAAGCATCGGCTTATTTACCCGCAGCCGGATGCTGGTATATGTATCGGGCGTACTGATCTATTTTCTTTACTGGGGTGTATCATTTTATGCCAACTCCCCCATCATTGCCAACAGCACGCCGGTGCCGGCCACGGCGATGCATATTGCTGCATTAACAGACCCTTTCGGCATTGCTGCCTTCCTGGAGCAAACCCGTTACTGGAGTCCGCTCCAGCGCAATACCCAACTGCTGCAACTAAGCGGCAGCCTGCTTATAAACCGGCTGCTGTACATGACCGTATCGGGCCTGCTGCTTTTTTTTGCCTATAAACGATTTGCCCTGCAACCCCAACTATCAGGCGGGATCAAAAAGCAACGCCGGTCACCTGCTGCTCCGGAACATTCTTACCGGCCCATCACTACCCGTACCGGCACCTGGCGTTTTGATCTGCAATGCCTCCGGAGCCTGGTTTCCATCGAATGGAGCAATATCCTCAAAAGCATTCCCATCTGGCTGCTTCTTGCCGGCTGGGCAGGTTTTATGAGCATCGAAACATTCAGCAATATTAACGGGAACAGCCGGCTGCCGGAACACCTGGCCACCACTGCTATCCTCACAGAAGGGATATTGTCCGGCCTGCCGTTGATGGCATTAATGGTATTGGTATTCTACGGGAATGAGGTCTTCTGGCGAAGCCGCCAGACCCGGTTTAATGCCCTGGAAAGCACTACGGCCGTTCATCCGGCTGTAATGCTGTTTTCAAAATGGGTAGCACTGGCCCCTGTGGTGGTGGTGCTGTTGCTGGCAGGTATCGGCACAGGACTTATTATACAAGTCATAAAGCACAATGCCTCCGTTGACTGGGCACTGTATGCCTCCCTTTTTTATCTTATCGGACTGCCCTTATTCCTGAATGCCGGGCTGATCATCTGCATACAGGCACTTACGAAAAATAAATATACCGGTATTGTTCTTGCAGGATCGCTGATGCTGCTTACCCATACCAGCATCGGAACCATGATCGGCCTCCGCCATCCGCTGCTGCGTTTTGCCAATTCTTTCCAGGGCGCCTACAGTGAAATGAATGGTTTTGACAGCGGTCTTTCTGCCTTTCATTACAACATGCTGTACTGGTCTTCGGTTACCCTGCTGCTTTTCCTGATCACAATTGCCTTTACCCTCCGGTCTGCTGGCGCCAGCAGAAGATCATTGGTTTGGTGGAGTGCATCCGGCGTTCTTTTCTTTACAGCTCTTTATACAGGCAGCACGCTTTTTATCAACACCTCATCGCCTTCCCGGAACGCCCTCACCGATTGGCAAGCATCATATGAAAAAAAGTACGCGTTTATTGCAGACCGGCCGCAGCCCGTGATCACAGCCGTGAGCTCCTGTATTGATCTTTACCCGGAAGCATTGGGTTATAAGGTCAGAGGACATTACCGGATGGTGAATCAGACTGCCCTTCCTATTGATACCCTCTATATCTACGGCGATAAGGAAATGAGCTGGAGCAGGTTGCAGACCGGCAACGGGAAACTGATAACATCCGATTCAACCTATGGCTACTATATATTTAAACTGGCTCGGCCCCTGATGCCCAACGACAGCATTACCTTTCTATTCTGTTTTGAATACCGGGGGTCTCCCTTCAAAAAAGCAGCCGGGTTCAATACCATCGTCCGGAACGGAAGCTTTATCCGGATCAGCCGGTATTTTCCGGTTCCGGGATACAACAGCAGCAATGAAATTGAAGAAAAACAGGAGCGTAAAAAATACGGTCTGGATACTGCCGGCAGACTGCCGGTGTTGTCGTCGCCCCGGAAAACGGATGCCGGTTTCGTTCACTTCGAGACCGTAGTATCGGTGGGGAATAACCAGACCGCTATCAGCATTGGCGAACTGCAGCGGCAATGGAAAACCGGCGACCGCAGTTACTACCATTACAAAACGCCATCACCGGTGCCCTTCCGTTTTGCAGTAGCATCCGCCCGTTATGCCGTGAAAAAGCAACGGCAGGGCAGCACTTCGATTGAAGTGTATTACGATCCGCAACATCACCGAAACATTGACCACCTGATGCAGACCGCGCGCCGGAGCATCGCCTATTGCGAATCCAGCTTTGGCCCCTACCCGTTCCCGACAGCCCGCTTTATCGAGATCTCGGCGCTTACCAAAGGTTTTGCCGGAACGGCCTACCCGGGCAGTTTGTTCATCAACGAAGCTTTCGGATACAGCAATATTGTCGACAAGGATCCCGCCAGGGATATCCTTCATGAAATGGTAAGTCATGAAACCGCACATGCCTGGTGGGGCAATAGCGGCATTGCACCGGATGAACGGGAAGGCAGTTCACTGATGACGGAAACACTTGCTATGTACACAGAGCTGATGTGCTATAAAAAGGCGTATGGGCCCGCTGTACTTGCCGACCGGGTAGCAGTACACAAAGACCTTTACCTCAGCAGCCGCAACCAGGCTGATGAACCGCCCCTGTTCCGGCTGAACCCGGCCCAACCCTATCTTTCTTATGATAAGGGGATGGTGGTGATGTATCAGCTTTATCTGTTGCTGGGTGAAACACGCATCAATCAGGCGTTGAAAAGCTTTTACAGGAAACATGCCTGGCCCCAACAGGTGCCCGTTTCCACGGATCTGCTGGAGGCCCTTTATACCGTTGCGGGGCCTTCCGATACCGCGAAACTGAACGAATGGTTCCGCCAGGTGGTTACCTATGACCTGGTACTGGAAAAAGCGACCGCACAACAACCGGCCGGTCATATATACACACTGCAGCTGGGCGCAGTTACCCGCAAATTTCTGGAGGATGGAAAGGGAAATGCCCAAACCGTTCCCTTTGATGACCCCGTTGATGTACTGATATATCTGGCCGGAGGCCATACTGAAAAACGGATGCTGTATCCCTCCCGTAACCGTATTGATACGACCTTACCTTTTACAAAAAAGCCGACGCGGGTGGTGCTGGATCCGGATCTCAAATTCCTGAACCGCTCGGATGCATCGAAAGAGAAAACAATCCCTTAA
- a CDS encoding ABC transporter ATP-binding protein produces MNRLIIEQLSKTYPGGVKALNSISLELSDGMFGLLGPNGAGKSSLMRTIAGLQRPDEGRIIFNDHIATPGSVLIKKQLGYLPQDFGVYPRLSALRLLDHLAVLKGITNRHERKEQILALLQKTNLYTHKNKAVSSFSGGMRQRFGIAQALLGNPQLIIVDEPTAGLDPEERNRFNNLLSEIGEQVIVLLSTHLVEDVRNLCTKMAIIQNGTLIAAGRPDDFIKALDGKIWSKRIDKKDLQQEQQSHRVITSHFIAGRLHITIYSEKDPGGDFTPKQADLEDVYFTQLTLV; encoded by the coding sequence ATGAACCGACTCATCATTGAACAACTCAGTAAAACCTATCCCGGCGGGGTGAAGGCCCTTAACAGCATTTCGCTGGAATTATCCGATGGCATGTTTGGCCTGCTGGGCCCTAACGGCGCCGGAAAGTCCTCCCTGATGCGCACCATCGCCGGGCTTCAGCGGCCGGACGAGGGGCGCATCATTTTTAACGACCACATCGCTACGCCGGGTTCTGTACTCATCAAAAAGCAACTGGGCTATCTTCCCCAGGATTTTGGTGTGTATCCCCGGCTATCGGCCCTCCGGCTGCTGGACCATTTAGCTGTTCTGAAGGGGATCACCAACCGCCACGAGCGAAAAGAACAGATACTGGCCTTGCTGCAAAAGACCAACCTCTACACGCATAAAAACAAGGCGGTAAGCAGCTTCTCTGGTGGTATGCGCCAGCGTTTTGGCATCGCACAGGCATTACTGGGCAACCCCCAGCTGATCATCGTTGATGAACCTACTGCGGGCCTGGACCCGGAAGAGCGCAACCGCTTCAATAACCTGCTTAGTGAGATCGGGGAACAGGTGATCGTGCTCCTCTCCACACATCTGGTTGAAGATGTACGCAATCTCTGCACAAAAATGGCCATCATTCAAAACGGTACCCTCATCGCAGCCGGAAGACCGGATGATTTTATAAAGGCGCTCGATGGAAAGATATGGTCAAAGCGGATCGATAAAAAAGACCTGCAGCAGGAACAGCAGAGCCACCGGGTCATCACATCGCATTTTATTGCCGGCAGGCTGCATATCACGATCTATTCCGAAAAAGATCCCGGAGGTGATTTTACGCCCAAACAGGCCGATCTGGAAGATGTTTATTTCACCCAATTAACTCTTGTATAA
- a CDS encoding helix-turn-helix domain-containing protein, which yields MPIIINLDVMLAKRKMQSKELAEILNVTPANLSILKTGKAKGIRFDSLEAICKALKCQPGDILEYIEEES from the coding sequence ATGCCAATTATCATAAACCTTGATGTAATGCTTGCAAAACGTAAGATGCAGTCAAAGGAATTGGCCGAAATTTTAAACGTTACACCAGCCAATTTATCCATACTAAAAACAGGAAAGGCCAAAGGCATCCGTTTCGATTCCCTGGAGGCGATCTGTAAAGCACTGAAATGCCAGCCCGGCGATATCCTGGAATATATAGAAGAGGAAAGCTAA